In Leptospira ellinghausenii, the following proteins share a genomic window:
- a CDS encoding adenosine deaminase yields the protein MYIDLHNHLYGCLPPETLFRIGKNNPNPRWHLYLESYEKAYGIKIRPSTFFDDYSDIKEFSKLYHFKEKAPFLHFQAKFNLIIALVKFDEREITEVSHDVVFSNSLEDISYAEYRLMFGKEEPKESFYTKLMASLEGLKKGEESAKKAGKPIQAKLVMSLHRDLNFERHYDWMKNWMEKESLIRDGLVGIDFCHIEEGYPPKHKQSFFHSINKDNKAEPKTALSILYHVGESFRDKTPFSAVRWIIESAENGAHRLGHALALGIDSDYFLGEERTELVSEAKDQIEYELMYYDEITTYGPFYAKEELELKRKEIKTKPDTEILTIPFDETQSQYLHTFQNYAMSKIAKTNVVIECCPSSNLYIGMLESHIDHPITRFLQNDVKITIGSDDPGLFGTTMEEEYQHAHTAGVSEKDLELIRSVSLDYRSTKLSGRDLD from the coding sequence ATGTATATCGATCTACACAACCACCTTTATGGATGTTTACCCCCTGAAACTTTGTTTCGCATTGGAAAAAATAATCCAAACCCAAGATGGCACCTATACTTAGAGTCATATGAAAAAGCTTATGGAATTAAAATTCGTCCTTCGACCTTCTTCGATGATTATTCAGACATAAAAGAATTTTCGAAACTTTATCATTTTAAAGAAAAAGCCCCATTTTTGCATTTCCAAGCAAAGTTTAATTTGATCATCGCCTTAGTTAAGTTTGATGAAAGGGAAATAACGGAAGTCTCCCATGATGTCGTTTTTTCAAATAGTTTAGAAGACATAAGTTATGCTGAATATCGATTGATGTTTGGAAAAGAAGAACCCAAGGAAAGTTTTTATACCAAACTAATGGCTTCACTTGAAGGTTTGAAAAAGGGAGAAGAGTCAGCAAAAAAGGCAGGAAAACCAATCCAAGCCAAACTGGTGATGTCTTTACATAGAGATCTAAATTTTGAAAGGCATTATGATTGGATGAAAAACTGGATGGAAAAAGAATCTCTCATTCGTGATGGACTAGTTGGCATTGACTTCTGTCATATTGAAGAAGGTTATCCTCCAAAACATAAACAATCTTTTTTTCATTCAATCAATAAAGACAATAAGGCAGAACCCAAAACTGCATTGTCCATCCTCTACCACGTAGGCGAAAGTTTTCGAGACAAAACTCCTTTCTCTGCAGTACGTTGGATCATCGAATCGGCTGAAAATGGCGCACATCGACTTGGACATGCTCTTGCACTTGGTATTGATTCTGATTATTTTTTAGGAGAGGAACGCACAGAACTTGTTTCAGAAGCAAAAGACCAAATAGAATACGAACTGATGTATTATGACGAAATTACCACCTATGGTCCGTTTTATGCCAAAGAAGAACTAGAACTAAAACGAAAAGAAATCAAAACTAAACCTGATACAGAAATACTGACCATTCCTTTTGATGAAACACAGTCCCAATACCTTCACACCTTCCAAAACTATGCGATGTCAAAAATTGCAAAAACAAATGTTGTTATCGAATGTTGCCCTTCCTCGAATTTGTACATAGGAATGTTAGAATCCCATATTGATCATCCTATCACTCGGTTTTTACAAAACGATGTCAAAATTACCATTGGATCAGATGATCCCGGTTTATTTGGTACAACGATGGAAGAGGAATACCAACATGCGCATACAGCAGGAGTTTCAGAAAAAGACCTGGAGTTGATACGTTCTGTCTCATTGGACTACCGCTCCACGAAACTTTCAGGCCGTGATTTGGATTGA
- a CDS encoding TrkH family potassium uptake protein, producing MKSKRIFVFLHHLLQYLQVQRYEIRKFYMEYLRPIGRVFYIFFGFLSITILILDFGFYYPEEWKPYVTISIRTLVSFFIGYETLHLTFTNKKWKEFLNIHKIELTILLMLGLEMIYEENIIQILKSYHISGNDTTLIFLSANQFLFLFSNLAHFFRLSKKRDSKKLNPSIVFVTSFAVIIFVGVCFLHFPKSTLEHVNTIDIIFTTISATCVTGLSTVDIGSQFTLTGQLVILLLIQVGGLGLMTLTSFFSIFLTGKGSVSDTLMIKDLLSEETMGRAKEILKQITLQTLAIELIGAVFLFYSFPKNYPLPLPEKIYYSVFHSISAFCNAGFSLMPNGLATDAFKESEGFLSIIMLLIVFGGLGFPVIYQLRTKLLNPFEPKFRWSITSKLVFFVTGFLLIFGTVSCYFLESQLSLKGLPIEKQLFHSLFYSVTTRTAGFNTFDLSLMGYPMTFISFFLMWVGASPVSTGGGIKTTTLAISFMNISNQIRGKERMEIGHRTIANSTIARASATIVLSLFVIFIAIFCLLLTENAHFIDLCYEVVSAFGTVGLTRGLTPHLSDFGKILICIVMFVGRVGILTLLIAVSKKVDHISYEYPKEYVVVG from the coding sequence TTGAAGTCCAAACGTATTTTTGTTTTTTTACATCATCTACTTCAATACTTACAAGTCCAAAGATATGAAATTCGTAAATTTTATATGGAATACCTACGGCCTATAGGCAGAGTGTTTTACATATTTTTTGGTTTTTTGTCGATTACTATTTTAATTTTAGATTTTGGTTTTTATTATCCAGAAGAATGGAAACCATATGTTACTATCTCCATTCGAACTCTCGTTAGTTTTTTTATTGGTTATGAAACTTTACACTTAACTTTTACAAATAAAAAATGGAAGGAATTTTTAAACATACACAAGATTGAACTTACCATCTTGTTAATGTTAGGATTAGAAATGATCTATGAGGAAAATATCATTCAAATCTTAAAATCCTATCATATTTCTGGTAATGACACTACATTGATTTTTTTGTCAGCAAATCAGTTTTTATTTCTATTTTCCAATTTAGCTCACTTCTTTCGTTTATCCAAAAAAAGAGATTCTAAAAAACTCAATCCATCAATCGTTTTTGTCACTTCCTTTGCAGTTATCATTTTTGTTGGAGTGTGTTTTTTACATTTTCCTAAATCAACTCTCGAACACGTAAATACAATCGATATCATTTTTACTACGATTAGTGCAACTTGTGTGACAGGTTTATCAACGGTTGATATTGGTAGTCAATTTACACTCACTGGTCAGCTTGTAATTTTACTACTCATTCAAGTTGGTGGACTAGGACTCATGACTCTCACTAGTTTCTTTTCCATTTTTTTAACAGGAAAAGGTTCAGTGAGTGATACCTTAATGATCAAAGATCTTCTTTCAGAAGAAACAATGGGTCGTGCAAAAGAAATTTTAAAACAAATTACATTACAAACTTTAGCCATCGAACTGATTGGAGCGGTATTTTTATTTTATAGTTTTCCAAAAAACTATCCCCTTCCTTTACCTGAAAAAATTTATTATTCAGTGTTTCATTCAATTTCTGCATTTTGTAATGCAGGTTTTAGTTTAATGCCGAATGGATTGGCAACGGATGCCTTTAAAGAATCCGAAGGATTTTTATCCATCATTATGTTACTCATCGTCTTTGGTGGTTTGGGTTTTCCCGTTATCTACCAGTTACGTACAAAATTATTAAATCCGTTTGAACCTAAGTTTCGCTGGTCAATTACATCCAAACTCGTTTTTTTCGTAACGGGTTTCTTACTAATATTCGGAACAGTTAGTTGTTATTTCCTTGAGAGTCAATTATCCTTAAAAGGTCTACCGATTGAGAAACAATTATTTCATTCTTTATTTTATTCGGTGACCACAAGGACAGCTGGTTTTAATACTTTTGATCTATCTTTAATGGGATACCCAATGACATTCATTTCATTTTTTCTGATGTGGGTAGGAGCTTCGCCAGTTTCAACTGGTGGAGGGATCAAAACAACTACACTTGCAATCTCGTTTATGAATATTAGCAATCAGATTCGAGGAAAAGAAAGAATGGAAATTGGACACCGAACGATTGCTAATTCTACAATTGCAAGAGCAAGTGCAACGATTGTCTTATCTCTATTTGTTATTTTTATAGCGATCTTTTGTCTTTTACTCACAGAAAATGCCCATTTTATTGACTTATGTTATGAAGTAGTATCGGCATTTGGGACTGTTGGGTTAACAAGAGGTCTTACTCCTCATTTATCGGATTTTGGAAAAATCTTAATTTGTATTGTGATGTTTGTAGGAAGAGTAGGAATCTTAACTCTACTAATTGCCGTATCTAAGAAAGTAGATCATATTTCATACGAATATCCAAAAGAATATGTAGTGGTTGGTTGA
- a CDS encoding potassium channel family protein, with protein MQRKKIAVIGIGSFGKLFVRYLFEDGHEVIAIDKDPIVIDSIKDFVTVAVTLDATDEHALRSQGIGDVDYAVIALADDFETSIICADSLKKSGVSLIYARYQTELQKKVLELLGIRDLFNPEERAAKSMAETFSFAGMRSSFLLSDEYSVVEVTVPSRYINKTIADADLRHKYNINVITIKRPTTNKDSKRTSDSKIEKILGIPHGNTVLREDDIVVLFGSQTDLTKFLET; from the coding sequence ATGCAAAGAAAAAAAATTGCAGTGATTGGAATTGGAAGTTTTGGAAAACTATTTGTTCGTTATCTTTTTGAGGATGGACACGAAGTCATTGCAATAGATAAAGATCCAATCGTTATAGATTCGATAAAAGATTTTGTAACAGTAGCTGTTACATTGGATGCAACAGATGAACATGCTCTCCGTTCTCAAGGAATTGGTGATGTTGATTATGCTGTAATTGCATTAGCCGACGATTTTGAAACTTCCATCATTTGTGCTGATAGTTTAAAAAAATCTGGAGTGAGTTTAATTTATGCCAGATACCAAACTGAACTTCAAAAAAAAGTTTTAGAACTTTTAGGTATACGCGATTTATTCAATCCTGAAGAAAGAGCAGCGAAAAGTATGGCAGAAACTTTTTCTTTTGCAGGAATGCGATCGAGTTTTTTATTATCAGATGAATATAGCGTAGTCGAAGTTACCGTTCCCAGCAGATACATCAACAAAACAATCGCTGATGCAGACCTTAGACACAAATACAACATCAATGTGATTACAATCAAACGACCAACTACAAATAAAGATTCAAAACGCACATCTGATTCAAAAATAGAGAAAATATTAGGGATTCCTCATGGAAATACTGTTCTCCGCGAAGATGACATCGTTGTTTTATTTGGATCTCAAACAGATCTTACAAAGTTTTTAGAGACCTAA
- a CDS encoding cobalamin-binding protein: MGPERIICLTEEPTEMIYLLGEEKRIVGISVYTERPVRAKEEKTKVSAFISGNIKKILSLEPDLVIGFSDIQGQLAKDLIERGLNVLIFNQRSINEIICNMQIIGNLVGQSEKAKSITDGWEKQIQTWQKENESIPKKPTVFFQEWDEPIITGIQWVSEAITLAGGIDCFSHLKDRKLAKDRIIQANDVKDANPDIYVGSWCGKDMDWDWVKNKPEWQSTGFIQNNRIYELDPSIILQPGPALFLEGIPKLRDLFSKA; encoded by the coding sequence ATGGGTCCAGAAAGAATCATTTGTTTAACAGAAGAACCAACAGAGATGATTTATCTGTTAGGTGAAGAAAAGAGAATTGTAGGAATCTCGGTTTATACGGAAAGGCCTGTCCGTGCCAAAGAAGAAAAAACAAAAGTTTCCGCTTTTATCAGTGGAAATATCAAAAAAATACTCTCACTTGAACCAGATCTTGTCATTGGATTTTCTGATATCCAAGGCCAACTCGCAAAAGATCTTATTGAACGTGGGTTAAATGTTCTCATCTTCAACCAACGTTCTATCAATGAAATTATCTGCAATATGCAAATCATCGGAAACCTAGTAGGTCAGTCTGAAAAAGCCAAATCCATCACGGATGGTTGGGAAAAACAAATCCAAACCTGGCAAAAGGAAAATGAATCCATTCCTAAAAAACCCACTGTTTTTTTCCAGGAATGGGATGAACCCATCATCACGGGAATCCAATGGGTAAGTGAAGCCATCACCTTGGCCGGTGGAATCGATTGTTTTTCCCATCTCAAAGATCGCAAATTAGCGAAAGACCGAATCATCCAAGCGAATGATGTAAAAGACGCAAACCCCGACATTTATGTTGGCTCCTGGTGTGGGAAGGATATGGACTGGGATTGGGTGAAAAACAAACCCGAATGGCAATCAACGGGTTTTATCCAAAACAACCGAATTTATGAGTTGGACCCGAGCATTATATTACAACCAGGTCCTGCTTTGTTTTTAGAAGGGATTCCAAAACTCAGAGACCTATTTTCAAAAGCTTAA
- a CDS encoding MotA/TolQ/ExbB proton channel family protein: MNVSCNLAKKNITLSFVIALITIFTIVGKIEAQANPTTPSTETTQTTEAPQETPAPVAQAPEQTPTQDSEIGLVKLFVTGGWSMWPLLLSSIVGFGVILERMYFFFTAKLIRKGYNQDLQDAIDASGMQGVDEFLKANEGQKITDVLKNGMEVSQNDPEIFAAGIEREAGEVMTLLEKGLTVLSAVSTIAPLVGFLGTVSGMINAFDAIANADQVNAKVVAGGIKEALITTAAGLIVAIPAMTFYQYLQGRVGFFTSEVEEAANKIYKEYLKLKAGKKA; encoded by the coding sequence ATGAACGTTTCATGTAACCTGGCAAAGAAAAATATCACTTTGTCCTTTGTGATCGCACTTATCACAATTTTTACAATTGTTGGAAAAATCGAAGCACAAGCGAATCCTACAACACCTAGCACAGAAACTACGCAAACAACGGAAGCACCACAGGAAACCCCTGCACCAGTAGCACAAGCACCAGAACAAACTCCTACGCAAGATTCAGAAATCGGACTCGTAAAATTATTTGTAACTGGTGGATGGTCCATGTGGCCACTCTTACTTTCTTCTATTGTTGGTTTCGGAGTGATCCTCGAAAGGATGTACTTTTTCTTCACCGCAAAATTAATTAGAAAAGGTTACAACCAAGACTTACAAGATGCCATTGATGCTTCTGGTATGCAAGGTGTTGATGAATTCTTAAAAGCAAACGAAGGCCAAAAAATCACTGACGTATTAAAAAATGGTATGGAAGTTTCTCAAAACGATCCTGAAATTTTTGCTGCTGGTATCGAAAGAGAAGCAGGTGAAGTGATGACACTTTTAGAAAAAGGACTCACTGTTCTTTCTGCAGTATCAACCATTGCACCACTTGTCGGATTCCTTGGAACTGTATCTGGTATGATCAATGCATTCGATGCAATTGCAAATGCTGACCAAGTAAACGCAAAAGTAGTTGCTGGTGGTATCAAAGAAGCCCTCATTACAACAGCTGCTGGTCTTATCGTTGCGATTCCTGCAATGACATTCTACCAATACTTACAAGGCCGAGTTGGTTTTTTTACATCTGAAGTAGAAGAAGCAGCAAACAAAATCTACAAAGAATACTTAAAACTGAAAGCCGGAAAAAAAGCGTAA
- a CDS encoding ExbD/TolR family protein yields MIKLKKKQELEEISAASMSDIAFLLLVFFMVTAVFFVKEGLNISLPRKQSEPQPFLRKNVYEILVTQDRYKMRNPAFGTKEYVSLQEFRDDLNQMEIPDLKNKLALIVTTGDTKYAKMLDALSAVQLRGFEKISVRKKK; encoded by the coding sequence ATGATTAAGTTAAAGAAAAAACAAGAACTAGAGGAAATTTCGGCAGCATCCATGTCGGATATTGCCTTTCTACTCTTGGTATTTTTTATGGTAACAGCAGTATTCTTTGTAAAGGAAGGACTCAATATCTCCCTTCCTCGCAAACAATCCGAACCACAGCCATTTTTACGCAAAAATGTATATGAAATTTTAGTCACTCAAGACAGATACAAGATGCGTAACCCAGCTTTCGGAACCAAAGAATACGTTAGTTTACAAGAATTTCGTGATGACCTGAACCAAATGGAAATCCCAGATCTTAAAAACAAACTAGCACTCATTGTTACAACCGGTGATACCAAATATGCAAAGATGTTGGATGCTTTATCAGCAGTTCAACTTCGCGGATTTGAAAAAATCTCAGTGAGAAAGAAGAAATAA
- a CDS encoding ExbD/TolR family protein yields the protein MLRRKRVAPSVPVSSMADIAFLLLVFFMVTSVLDSDPDLPINLPDVPGGEQLNKKIANLYLTADEKRTVYFNSVKMELNEAMSEIRAKIATTPDLKVLIHADQDLTYEELDNVFETLREIGALKVSLVTKTTQGGGLKGK from the coding sequence ATGCTACGAAGAAAGAGAGTCGCACCTTCAGTTCCAGTAAGTTCGATGGCAGATATTGCCTTCTTACTTCTCGTGTTCTTTATGGTAACCTCCGTACTAGATTCCGATCCTGACCTTCCGATTAATTTACCAGACGTTCCTGGTGGAGAGCAGTTAAACAAAAAGATCGCCAATCTTTACTTAACGGCAGATGAAAAAAGAACTGTTTATTTCAATTCAGTGAAGATGGAATTAAACGAAGCGATGAGTGAAATCAGAGCTAAGATTGCCACTACTCCTGACCTGAAAGTTTTGATCCATGCTGACCAAGACTTAACCTATGAAGAGCTAGACAATGTTTTTGAAACACTCCGAGAGATTGGTGCCTTAAAGGTTTCTCTTGTTACCAAGACCACCCAAGGTGGCGGATTAAAAGGTAAGTAA
- a CDS encoding energy transducer TonB produces MSGTVVTQKRSKRERIHRFIDRYRMETGLGISAVIQALIILFWFTPHLETDSLDDLVEEVAFIDNVQIQEPTTDSKPTDGDFDLTDKEKEEKKEDPRIAGASDPIVSGATSPVDLSPNVRPEYTSEAKALGVTGTMTLEVIISNTGEVLRVRSVGKQLGGGLEEEAIKVYRRKRFSPSVLEGKPITVKVLVPIRFTLN; encoded by the coding sequence GTGAGCGGAACAGTTGTTACACAAAAAAGATCCAAACGAGAAAGAATCCATAGATTCATTGATCGTTACCGTATGGAAACGGGTCTTGGAATATCTGCCGTTATACAGGCGTTAATCATTCTTTTTTGGTTCACACCTCATTTGGAAACTGATAGTTTGGATGATCTTGTGGAAGAAGTTGCCTTTATTGACAACGTCCAAATCCAAGAACCTACAACCGATTCCAAACCAACTGACGGTGACTTTGATCTAACTGACAAAGAAAAAGAAGAAAAAAAGGAAGACCCACGAATCGCAGGAGCCTCTGATCCCATTGTCTCTGGTGCTACCTCACCAGTTGATTTATCACCGAATGTGCGCCCCGAATATACTTCTGAGGCAAAAGCTTTAGGTGTGACGGGAACCATGACATTAGAAGTGATCATCTCCAATACAGGTGAAGTACTTCGTGTTAGATCCGTAGGTAAACAGTTAGGTGGTGGATTGGAAGAGGAAGCGATTAAAGTCTATCGCAGAAAACGTTTTTCCCCGTCCGTATTAGAAGGAAAACCAATTACTGTAAAAGTACTGGTTCCGATCCGATTTACATTGAACTAA
- a CDS encoding LBF_0142 family lipoprotein: MFRSNVLILFSLALFVSCGTADLRPPHLSYDKVDLDLKKKGLAVVTNPPIKELTPGDWKQYKQVQFIIKDVWHSNFVRFFTPIKEPEVRMRVYLDFEADAMQVEFLGGEKKGLIYGLEKKSTYQIAADTGKVYSDDTEVRIYLESLRLYLTLPWRLKDYSIIQYAGTKEKLNQSYEVVYFTSVQMNANPDTDQYVGYFEKKSGALEWMEFTYRELFSFYQGVIKYGFYEPWNNQQYPRRISILDKFEDGDFVHEIRIEKIEIPVKPMEEVDKVLELPEPGK; encoded by the coding sequence ATGTTTCGTTCTAATGTTCTGATCCTATTTTCTCTCGCTTTATTTGTTTCTTGTGGCACAGCCGACTTAAGACCACCTCATTTGTCATATGACAAAGTGGATTTAGATCTGAAGAAGAAAGGACTAGCAGTTGTTACGAACCCACCCATCAAAGAATTAACCCCTGGTGATTGGAAACAATACAAACAAGTTCAATTTATCATCAAGGATGTTTGGCATTCTAACTTTGTTCGTTTTTTTACTCCCATCAAAGAGCCTGAAGTGAGGATGCGAGTGTATCTCGATTTTGAAGCAGATGCCATGCAGGTGGAGTTTCTTGGCGGAGAAAAAAAAGGTCTTATTTATGGATTAGAAAAAAAATCCACCTACCAAATCGCAGCTGACACAGGTAAGGTGTATAGTGATGATACGGAAGTTAGAATCTATTTAGAATCATTACGCCTTTATCTCACTTTGCCATGGCGATTAAAAGATTACTCTATCATCCAATATGCAGGCACAAAAGAGAAGTTAAATCAAAGTTACGAAGTTGTTTACTTTACATCGGTGCAGATGAATGCCAACCCTGATACAGATCAGTACGTAGGGTACTTTGAGAAAAAAAGTGGTGCTTTGGAATGGATGGAATTTACCTACCGTGAATTATTCAGTTTTTACCAAGGTGTTATAAAATATGGATTTTATGAACCATGGAACAACCAACAATACCCAAGAAGGATTTCCATCTTAGATAAATTTGAAGATGGAGATTTTGTTCATGAAATCCGAATCGAAAAAATCGAAATACCAGTAAAACCGATGGAAGAAGTGGATAAGGTGTTGGAATTACCGGAACCGGGGAAGTAA
- a CDS encoding phasin-related domain-containing protein, which translates to MEKQIMDILNAGIGLFQSGKEGLEKAKTQLESTYNELVSKGALDNTEESVKIRQSVDKILTDIKEFSSVAGKNYDETRSKIVENYNKIAEEIKAKMPEGKIESVKAKINEVAESIKKTGAAKA; encoded by the coding sequence ATGGAAAAACAAATCATGGACATTCTCAACGCTGGAATCGGTCTTTTTCAATCTGGAAAAGAAGGTTTAGAAAAAGCAAAAACACAATTGGAATCTACTTACAATGAGTTAGTTTCTAAAGGTGCTTTGGACAATACTGAAGAATCAGTTAAGATCCGCCAATCTGTGGACAAAATCCTAACAGACATTAAAGAATTCTCTAGTGTTGCTGGAAAAAACTACGACGAAACTCGTTCTAAAATCGTAGAAAACTACAACAAAATTGCTGAAGAAATCAAAGCAAAAATGCCTGAAGGAAAAATTGAATCTGTAAAAGCAAAAATCAATGAAGTTGCAGAATCAATCAAAAAAACAGGTGCTGCAAAAGCATAA
- a CDS encoding malic enzyme-like NAD(P)-binding protein — MKNHALEYHSRFPKGKTKVVPTKPTENSYDLSLAYSPGVAYPCLEIEKQPDLVYEYTNRGNLVGIITNGTAILGLGNIGASAGKPVMEGKAVLFKKFAGIDVFDIEINETDPEKFITIVKALEPTFGGINLEDIRAPECFHIEKTLDESMKIPVFHDDQHGTAIISTAALLNSLVITGKKAENLKVVINGAGAAAISIAEMLTHIGVRHESIFMLDSRGVINHKRTNLHESKLPFVRNTEAETLEDIFPGTDLFIGVSVANVVTEAMVKTMAEKPVMFALANPDPEIPYPDAKRARPDLIMATGRSDYPNQVNNVLGFPFIFRGALDVRAKVVNMEMKLAAAYALSELTKIPVPVEVCEAYNEVEIRFGEDYIIPKPLDERVLYHVAPAVAEAAVKTGVNQVEYPGREAYVKFLESIMAQQKEPISALEI; from the coding sequence ATGAAAAATCACGCGCTTGAGTATCACTCTAGGTTTCCAAAAGGAAAAACCAAAGTAGTTCCGACAAAACCAACGGAGAACAGTTATGACCTGTCACTCGCATACTCACCTGGTGTCGCATACCCTTGCCTTGAAATTGAAAAACAACCTGATCTCGTTTATGAATACACCAACCGCGGAAATTTAGTGGGGATCATCACCAATGGAACTGCCATTTTGGGTCTTGGCAATATTGGAGCTTCTGCTGGGAAACCAGTGATGGAAGGAAAAGCTGTCTTATTTAAAAAATTTGCAGGCATCGATGTGTTTGATATTGAAATCAACGAAACAGATCCTGAAAAATTCATTACCATTGTAAAGGCCCTCGAACCAACGTTTGGTGGGATCAATTTGGAAGACATCCGTGCTCCGGAATGTTTTCACATAGAAAAAACTTTAGATGAGAGTATGAAAATCCCTGTGTTCCATGATGACCAACATGGAACGGCAATTATTTCCACTGCGGCACTTCTCAATTCACTTGTGATCACTGGGAAAAAAGCAGAAAACTTAAAAGTTGTCATCAATGGTGCAGGGGCTGCGGCCATATCCATTGCTGAGATGTTAACTCATATTGGAGTGAGACATGAATCTATTTTTATGTTGGATTCTCGTGGTGTGATCAATCACAAACGTACCAATTTACATGAATCAAAACTTCCTTTTGTTCGTAACACAGAAGCAGAAACACTAGAAGACATTTTTCCTGGAACTGATCTATTCATTGGAGTTTCTGTTGCAAACGTTGTCACAGAGGCAATGGTGAAAACAATGGCTGAGAAACCTGTGATGTTTGCTCTTGCCAATCCAGACCCTGAAATTCCTTATCCAGATGCAAAACGTGCAAGACCAGACCTCATCATGGCAACGGGTCGCAGTGATTATCCTAACCAAGTGAATAACGTACTCGGATTTCCTTTTATCTTTCGTGGGGCACTTGATGTCCGTGCAAAAGTGGTAAACATGGAAATGAAACTAGCCGCTGCATATGCCCTCAGTGAACTCACAAAAATTCCTGTTCCTGTTGAAGTATGTGAAGCCTATAATGAAGTGGAAATTCGATTTGGGGAAGATTACATCATTCCAAAACCTTTAGATGAACGTGTGTTATACCATGTGGCACCTGCTGTTGCAGAAGCTGCTGTCAAAACTGGTGTCAACCAAGTGGAGTACCCTGGTAGGGAAGCATACGTGAAGTTTTTGGAATCCATCATGGCCCAACAAAAAGAACCCATCAGTGCTTTAGAAATCTAA
- a CDS encoding MIP/aquaporin family protein: protein MELVGEFFGTAVLILLGDGVVAGVLLEKSKAKDGGWITITTAWALAVCFGVLVAKALGSPGAHLNPAVTLSVCIQSGDYSIFLPYCLAQVAGAVLGASLVYLHYLPHWKETKDSGKILAVFSTEPAIKHTLSNVISEGFGTFLLILGIHAIFSPANGGANGIAGTGFVALLVWAIGLSMGGTTGYAINPARDLGPRIIHTILPIPNKGNSGWKYAWLPVVIPLVGGGLAALLIRYFII from the coding sequence TTGGAACTGGTTGGCGAATTTTTTGGAACTGCTGTTTTGATTTTATTAGGGGATGGAGTTGTCGCTGGTGTTTTATTAGAAAAATCCAAAGCCAAAGATGGTGGTTGGATTACCATCACCACTGCTTGGGCATTGGCTGTTTGTTTTGGAGTCCTTGTGGCAAAAGCACTCGGAAGTCCCGGAGCCCACTTAAATCCAGCGGTAACACTTTCTGTTTGTATCCAGTCGGGCGATTATTCGATCTTTTTGCCATATTGCCTCGCTCAAGTCGCTGGTGCTGTCCTAGGAGCCTCTCTTGTGTATCTACATTACCTTCCCCATTGGAAAGAAACAAAAGACTCGGGGAAAATCTTGGCCGTCTTTTCGACAGAACCTGCTATCAAACACACTCTTTCCAATGTGATCAGTGAAGGGTTTGGAACCTTCCTTCTCATCCTTGGAATCCATGCGATCTTTTCTCCCGCAAACGGCGGGGCAAATGGAATTGCTGGCACGGGTTTTGTAGCTCTCCTTGTTTGGGCCATCGGACTTTCCATGGGAGGAACCACTGGGTATGCGATAAACCCTGCTCGTGACTTGGGCCCAAGGATCATTCACACAATTCTTCCCATACCCAATAAAGGAAATTCAGGTTGGAAATATGCATGGCTTCCCGTAGTGATTCCGTTAGTGGGTGGCGGGCTTGCGGCTTTGCTGATTCGATATTTTATTATCTAA